One Bacteroidota bacterium genomic window carries:
- the atpF gene encoding F0F1 ATP synthase subunit B: MDLLIPHTGTLIWMLIAFSIVFFILKKFAWKPILNAIKAREESIEDALQAAGKAKSEMLQLKADNEKIMAQARLERDNLLKEARSMKESIIEDARNKASLEADKEIDKAREAIKQEKAAAIKEVKEEIANLSVVVAEMILREKLAHVEEQKELINKYLNDIKLN, encoded by the coding sequence CCCCATACCGGAACGTTAATCTGGATGTTGATTGCCTTCAGCATAGTTTTTTTTATTTTGAAAAAATTCGCCTGGAAGCCCATACTGAATGCTATTAAAGCCCGCGAAGAGTCAATTGAAGATGCCCTTCAGGCAGCCGGAAAGGCAAAATCGGAAATGTTGCAGCTAAAGGCCGACAACGAAAAAATTATGGCTCAGGCCAGGCTCGAGCGCGACAACCTTTTAAAAGAGGCCCGCAGCATGAAAGAGAGTATCATCGAAGATGCCCGGAACAAAGCAAGCCTCGAAGCTGACAAAGAAATTGACAAAGCACGCGAAGCCATTAAACAGGAAAAGGCTGCCGCCATTAAGGAAGTGAAAGAAGAAATTGCCAACCTGTCGGTTGTGGTGGCTGAAATGATATTGCGTGAAAAACTTGCCCATGTTGAGGAGCAAAAAGAATTAATCAACAAATATCTGAACGATATCAAACTCAATTAA
- the atpH gene encoding ATP synthase F1 subunit delta, with amino-acid sequence MNQSSITVRYAKALYQAGEESGKLEVLLKDIELLKLISDQSPEFTLMLNSPVIKPSEKLRAFKLIFSDQLDPFTLNFFALLTKNKREAELPVICLNFKQMYKQKSLVQEAILTTSHPLAPEHLQEIQQLLAKKFNLQLDLKEQVNPEIIGGFKLRIEDQLLDASIASKLKKIKKELIKR; translated from the coding sequence ATGAACCAAAGCAGCATTACCGTGCGTTATGCCAAAGCCCTTTACCAGGCCGGCGAAGAATCAGGAAAGCTTGAGGTACTTCTGAAAGACATCGAGCTTTTAAAACTGATTTCGGACCAATCGCCTGAATTTACACTCATGCTTAATAGTCCGGTTATCAAGCCCAGTGAAAAATTGCGGGCGTTTAAGCTCATTTTCTCTGATCAACTGGATCCTTTCACGCTCAATTTTTTTGCTTTACTCACCAAAAATAAACGCGAAGCAGAGCTTCCAGTCATCTGCTTGAATTTTAAACAAATGTATAAGCAGAAGAGTCTTGTACAGGAAGCCATACTCACCACTTCGCATCCTCTCGCCCCAGAACACCTCCAAGAGATTCAGCAATTACTTGCTAAAAAATTTAACCTTCAGCTCGATCTCAAAGAACAGGTAAACCCCGAAATAATTGGTGGCTTTAAATTACGCATCGAAGACCAGCTTTTGGATGCCAGTATTGCCTCCAAGCTCAAAAAAATCAAAAAAGAATTAATTAAACGATAA
- a CDS encoding F0F1 ATP synthase subunit alpha codes for MSTIKPSEVSKILKQQLKGIHTEAELEEVGTVLQVGDGIARIYGMANVRSNEMIEFESGVQGIVLNLEEDNVGAVLLGSSVKVKEGDSVKRLEKIASIQVGEGLLGRIVNTLGEPIDGKGPVAGKTYELPFERKAPGVIFRQPVNEPLQTGIKAIDSMIPIGRGQRELIIGDRQTGKTAIAIDTIINQKEFYDKGETVYCIYVAIGQKGSTVANIARTLESKGAMSYTVIVSATASDPAALQFYAPFAGATIGEFFRDTGRPALIVYDDLSKQAVSYREVSLLLRRPPGREAYPGDVFYLHSRLLERAAKIINNDEIAANMNDLPDVLRPIVKGGGSLTALPIIETQAGDVSAYIPTNVISITDGQIFLESDLFNAGIRPAINVGISVSRVGGNAQIKSMKRIAGTLKLDQAQFRELEAFSKFGSDLDAATMSILDKGSKNVEILKQGQYSPFSVEQQVAIIFCGTRGLLNEIAVDKVREFEKQFLEYLELRHKKVLDSIRHGAIDKEIESILIAVASEVCEQLK; via the coding sequence ATGTCGACAATAAAACCCTCTGAAGTTTCGAAAATATTAAAGCAGCAACTGAAAGGTATCCATACTGAAGCCGAACTTGAAGAAGTAGGCACTGTGTTGCAGGTTGGCGATGGTATCGCACGTATCTATGGAATGGCCAATGTGCGTTCGAACGAAATGATTGAGTTTGAATCGGGAGTGCAAGGTATTGTACTCAACCTCGAAGAAGATAACGTGGGTGCTGTTTTACTGGGCTCCAGTGTAAAAGTAAAAGAAGGCGACTCGGTAAAACGACTTGAAAAAATCGCTTCTATTCAGGTGGGCGAAGGTCTGCTGGGAAGAATTGTCAATACCCTTGGCGAACCCATTGACGGGAAAGGTCCTGTGGCAGGCAAGACCTATGAATTACCCTTCGAGAGGAAGGCTCCTGGAGTAATCTTCCGCCAGCCTGTAAACGAACCATTGCAAACCGGAATAAAAGCCATCGATTCTATGATTCCGATTGGACGGGGCCAGCGTGAATTAATAATTGGCGACAGGCAAACCGGAAAAACAGCCATCGCCATCGATACTATTATCAACCAGAAAGAATTTTACGACAAAGGCGAAACAGTCTATTGCATCTATGTGGCCATCGGACAAAAAGGATCGACCGTAGCCAACATAGCCCGCACACTCGAAAGTAAAGGAGCCATGAGTTATACGGTAATTGTATCGGCCACTGCTTCCGACCCGGCTGCCTTGCAATTTTATGCTCCCTTCGCAGGTGCCACTATCGGCGAATTTTTCCGCGATACAGGCCGACCCGCCTTAATTGTGTATGACGACTTGTCGAAACAGGCAGTCTCTTATCGCGAAGTGTCCTTGCTGCTGCGCAGGCCCCCCGGAAGGGAAGCTTACCCGGGTGACGTATTTTACCTGCACTCACGCTTGTTAGAACGTGCTGCTAAAATTATTAACAACGACGAGATTGCGGCCAACATGAACGATTTACCCGATGTGCTCAGGCCTATTGTAAAAGGAGGTGGCTCACTTACTGCCCTGCCCATTATTGAAACACAAGCTGGAGACGTATCGGCCTACATTCCTACTAACGTAATTTCCATTACCGATGGGCAAATCTTTCTCGAGTCTGATTTGTTCAATGCCGGTATCAGACCTGCCATCAATGTGGGTATTTCTGTATCGAGGGTAGGAGGAAATGCTCAGATTAAATCCATGAAACGTATTGCCGGTACCCTTAAGCTCGACCAGGCCCAGTTTCGTGAGCTCGAAGCCTTTTCAAAATTTGGTTCCGACCTCGATGCGGCCACCATGTCGATTCTTGATAAAGGTTCGAAAAACGTTGAAATATTAAAACAAGGTCAATATTCACCTTTTAGTGTAGAACAACAAGTGGCTATCATTTTCTGCGGTACACGCGGTTTACTGAACGAAATTGCTGTGGACAAAGTAAGGGAGTTTGAAAAACAGTTTCTCGAATACCTGGAATTGCGCCATAAAAAAGTGCTCGATTCTATTCGCCATGGAGCCATAGACAAAGAAATAGAAAGTATACTGATTGCTGTGGCCAGCGAAGTATGTGAACAGCTAAAATAA
- the atpG gene encoding ATP synthase F1 subunit gamma, which yields MANLKEIRTRINSVKTTRQITSAMKMVSAAKLRKSQDAIIQMRPYAHKLQQILSDLAENVESETVSAYQIQQPLKKILFIVITSNKGLCGSFNANIAKQAINEINTLYSELWNEGAVDILAIGKKGAEMLTAKGYKPKENKHHIFDNLTFEQTRIVSEEIVSKYLKGEYNLVKLFYNQFRNAATQDVTAEQYLPLPQIDQPHWEKEHHDYILEPGKEEIIASLIPKSLKVTFYKALIESFASEQGARMTAMHKATDNASDLIRDLQLEYNKARQASITNEILEIVGGAEALKG from the coding sequence ATGGCAAATTTAAAAGAAATACGTACCCGCATTAACTCGGTAAAAACCACCCGGCAGATTACCAGTGCCATGAAAATGGTGTCGGCCGCCAAGCTGCGTAAAAGTCAGGATGCCATTATCCAAATGCGGCCTTATGCTCACAAATTGCAACAAATTCTGTCTGACTTAGCCGAGAATGTCGAAAGCGAAACAGTAAGTGCTTATCAAATTCAACAGCCTCTTAAAAAAATACTCTTTATAGTAATTACATCGAACAAAGGCCTTTGTGGTAGTTTTAATGCCAATATTGCCAAACAAGCCATCAACGAAATCAACACACTATACAGTGAGTTGTGGAACGAAGGAGCCGTCGATATACTGGCCATTGGAAAAAAAGGTGCCGAAATGCTTACTGCGAAAGGCTATAAACCCAAAGAAAACAAGCACCATATTTTTGACAACCTTACTTTTGAACAGACAAGGATAGTTTCTGAAGAGATTGTTTCAAAATACCTGAAAGGCGAATACAACCTGGTAAAACTCTTTTACAACCAGTTTCGCAATGCCGCTACTCAGGATGTTACGGCAGAGCAATATCTCCCTTTACCGCAAATCGACCAGCCCCATTGGGAAAAAGAACATCACGATTACATTCTTGAGCCTGGCAAGGAGGAAATCATTGCAAGCCTGATTCCAAAATCACTTAAAGTAACATTCTATAAAGCCTTGATTGAGTCCTTTGCCTCGGAACAAGGTGCCAGGATGACTGCCATGCACAAAGCCACCGACAACGCCTCTGACCTGATACGCGATTTGCAACTCGAATACAACAAAGCACGCCAGGCAAGTATTACCAACGAAATACTCGAAATTGTGGGTGGCGCCGAAGCGCTGAAGGGGTAA
- a CDS encoding alpha/beta hydrolase, which translates to MALYDHAHTALVQGNSLRYYREGKGETVLFVHGITTYSFIWKNIVPFFTETYDVVLVDLLGCGDSDKPLDQDFSLKKQAHLLKEFCDTIGIKKMHLVCHDVGGGIGQIMAVNYPELLYDLVLINSVAYNFWPVQPIVTIRTPIIRQIAMAVLDFGMFELVIKRGLYYKAHLSKEFMDMFIKPMQDPLGRKAFLHFAKCLDNKNLTEIEDRLRQLRLPVLIIRGEADVYLGASIAEKLHNEIPNSKLVKIKTGGHFIQIDEPQKVSEAISAFIQEKH; encoded by the coding sequence ATGGCTCTATACGATCATGCACACACAGCTCTAGTTCAGGGAAATTCGCTTCGTTATTACCGCGAAGGCAAAGGTGAAACCGTTTTGTTTGTGCATGGCATTACCACTTATTCTTTTATTTGGAAAAACATCGTTCCGTTTTTTACAGAAACTTACGATGTGGTTTTGGTCGATTTACTCGGATGCGGCGATTCGGATAAACCCCTGGATCAGGATTTTTCGCTTAAAAAGCAGGCGCATTTGCTCAAGGAATTTTGCGATACCATCGGAATAAAAAAGATGCACCTGGTCTGCCATGATGTAGGGGGTGGAATCGGACAAATAATGGCTGTTAATTATCCAGAATTACTTTACGATTTGGTATTAATAAACTCCGTAGCCTATAATTTCTGGCCCGTACAACCCATTGTAACCATACGCACACCCATTATCAGGCAGATAGCAATGGCTGTGCTCGATTTTGGCATGTTCGAACTTGTTATAAAACGGGGACTTTACTACAAAGCCCACCTTTCGAAAGAATTCATGGATATGTTTATTAAACCCATGCAAGACCCCCTGGGGCGCAAAGCATTTCTGCATTTTGCCAAATGCCTCGACAATAAAAATTTAACCGAAATAGAAGATAGATTAAGACAACTCCGTTTGCCCGTCCTCATCATTCGTGGCGAGGCTGATGTTTATCTGGGAGCAAGCATCGCTGAGAAACTTCATAACGAAATTCCCAACAGCAAACTTGTAAAAATCAAAACCGGTGGTCATTTTATTCAAATAGATGAACCGCAGAAAGTAAGTGAGGCCATTTCTGCATTCATTCAAGAAAAGCACTGA
- a CDS encoding HAMP domain-containing histidine kinase: protein MDTLHNMLIELESKILILERENEVLSEKAEENLLLNRAFTEINSNNNPESMLTDALESISILLDIQFSGIFDYVDNRFICKGYYTLFLNEDNVVVDLQVCTDNIEKFLSNKEKYFLSNELSLQFNPSGKGLSACCYAIIKGDSVIDSNRFYVFANDTTSLDLKPRLPLLERVIQILTARRERLYYQSELERVNSKLQAKNLQLEASNEMLLEKQNTIVKQNEELKATMENLKLAQAHLVQAEKMASLGVLTAGVAHEINNPLNYILGGYHGITDHFETIGLDKNERLIKMLDIIKIGVDRVSNIVKSLNQFSRNNQTNDEVCDLHAIVENCLTMLNNQLKNRIGIQKNYWPGQLDILGNNGKLHQVFLNILSNAVQSIENTGEINIKTLKKGGEAIISIQDTGCGISQENLTRITDPFFTTKDPNKGIGLGLSICYGIIKEHKGKMEFNSELHKGTTVNITLPLNDK, encoded by the coding sequence ATGGATACCCTGCATAATATGCTAATCGAACTGGAATCAAAAATACTGATTCTTGAAAGAGAAAACGAAGTGCTTTCTGAAAAGGCTGAAGAAAACCTCTTGTTAAACAGGGCTTTTACCGAAATTAACAGTAATAATAATCCTGAATCGATGTTGACAGATGCGCTTGAAAGCATCTCTATTTTGCTCGACATTCAGTTTAGCGGTATTTTCGATTATGTTGACAATCGCTTTATTTGCAAAGGATATTATACCCTCTTCTTAAACGAAGACAATGTTGTAGTTGACCTGCAGGTTTGCACAGATAACATCGAAAAGTTTCTGTCGAACAAAGAAAAATATTTCCTTTCCAATGAACTAAGCCTTCAATTTAATCCATCCGGCAAAGGACTTTCGGCTTGTTGTTATGCCATAATCAAAGGTGATTCCGTAATCGATAGTAATCGGTTTTACGTGTTTGCAAACGATACAACCAGCCTTGATTTAAAGCCGCGTTTACCCTTGCTCGAGCGGGTAATACAAATTCTAACCGCTCGCCGCGAAAGGCTTTATTACCAATCTGAACTCGAAAGAGTTAACAGCAAACTTCAGGCTAAAAATCTGCAATTGGAGGCCTCTAATGAAATGTTATTAGAAAAACAAAATACAATTGTGAAGCAAAACGAAGAGCTAAAAGCTACCATGGAAAACCTGAAGCTGGCACAGGCTCATCTGGTGCAGGCAGAAAAAATGGCTTCCCTGGGAGTGCTTACAGCAGGAGTGGCGCATGAGATAAACAATCCGTTGAATTATATTTTAGGAGGATACCATGGAATTACGGATCATTTTGAAACCATCGGACTGGATAAAAACGAACGTCTGATAAAAATGCTCGATATTATAAAAATTGGAGTCGACAGAGTAAGCAACATTGTAAAAAGTTTAAACCAATTTAGTCGCAATAATCAAACAAACGATGAAGTTTGCGATTTACATGCCATCGTTGAAAACTGCCTTACGATGCTCAATAATCAACTAAAAAACAGAATAGGTATACAAAAGAACTATTGGCCCGGGCAACTAGATATTTTAGGAAACAATGGTAAACTTCATCAGGTTTTTCTGAATATCCTATCCAATGCCGTTCAGTCTATTGAAAACACTGGCGAGATAAATATAAAAACCCTTAAAAAGGGAGGAGAAGCTATTATAAGTATTCAGGATACAGGCTGTGGCATTAGCCAGGAAAATTTAACCCGCATAACCGATCCTTTTTTTACTACCAAAGACCCCAATAAAGGCATCGGCCTTGGACTCTCCATTTGCTATGGAATTATTAAGGAGCATAAGGGCAAGATGGAATTCAATTCAGAACTACATAAGGGAACTACTGTAAACATTACTTTACCTTTAAACGATAAATAG
- a CDS encoding glycine--tRNA ligase, which translates to MANDDVFKKIIAHCKEYGFIFQSSEIYDGLSAVYDYGQNGSELKNNIKKYWWDAMTRLNENIVGIDSAIFMHPRTWEASGHVGAFNDPLIDNKDSKKRYRADVLIEEHVEKIEAKIQKEVEKAASRFGDAFNEKQFRETNGRVVEYQQKIDEIKSMFYAALEANNLDAVKQVILDAEIVCPISGTKNWTDVRQFNLMFSTQLGSVSEEANTIYLRPETAQGIFVNFLNVQKTGRMKIPFGIAQIGKAFRNEIVARQFIFRMREFEQMEMQFFVRPGSEDQWYQHWKEVRMKWHKALGMGDAKYRYHDHEKLAHYAKAAADIEFNLPMGFREIEGIHSRSDFDLGNHEKFSGKKIQYYDPETQESYVPYVVETSIGVDRMFLSVISNAYTEEIVEGTGEERVVLKIPPALAPVKLAVLPLTKKDGLPEKARAIMDELKFDFNCQYEEKDSIGKRYRRQDAIGTPFCVTIDHQTLQDNTVTIRHRDSMQQERVPIEQLADIIDKLVSMKNLFRLL; encoded by the coding sequence ATGGCGAACGATGATGTTTTCAAGAAAATAATAGCACACTGCAAAGAATATGGTTTCATTTTTCAGTCGAGCGAAATTTACGATGGCCTGAGTGCTGTTTACGACTATGGCCAAAATGGTTCTGAACTGAAAAACAACATTAAAAAATACTGGTGGGATGCCATGACCCGCCTGAACGAAAACATCGTGGGCATTGATTCGGCCATCTTCATGCACCCACGTACCTGGGAGGCTTCGGGCCATGTGGGTGCCTTTAACGACCCCCTCATCGACAACAAAGACTCTAAAAAACGTTACCGGGCCGATGTGCTCATCGAAGAACACGTCGAAAAAATCGAAGCTAAAATTCAAAAAGAAGTTGAAAAAGCAGCCTCTCGTTTTGGCGATGCCTTCAACGAAAAGCAGTTTCGCGAAACCAATGGCCGCGTAGTGGAATACCAGCAGAAAATTGACGAGATAAAGAGCATGTTTTACGCTGCACTCGAGGCCAACAACCTCGATGCTGTGAAACAGGTTATTCTCGATGCAGAAATTGTATGCCCTATTTCCGGTACAAAAAACTGGACCGATGTACGCCAGTTCAACCTGATGTTCAGCACTCAGCTCGGCTCAGTGAGCGAAGAGGCCAATACCATTTACCTAAGGCCCGAAACTGCCCAGGGTATTTTTGTTAACTTCCTGAACGTACAAAAAACGGGGCGTATGAAAATTCCTTTCGGAATAGCACAAATAGGCAAGGCTTTCCGGAACGAAATTGTGGCCCGCCAGTTTATTTTCCGTATGCGCGAATTCGAGCAAATGGAAATGCAATTTTTTGTGCGGCCTGGAAGCGAAGACCAGTGGTATCAGCACTGGAAAGAAGTACGCATGAAATGGCACAAAGCCCTCGGAATGGGCGATGCCAAATACCGTTACCACGATCACGAAAAGCTTGCCCATTATGCCAAAGCTGCAGCCGACATTGAGTTCAACCTACCTATGGGTTTCCGCGAAATAGAAGGTATTCACTCCCGCTCTGATTTCGACCTGGGCAACCACGAAAAATTCTCAGGTAAAAAAATTCAATACTACGATCCGGAAACACAAGAGAGCTATGTGCCCTATGTAGTGGAAACATCCATTGGTGTCGACCGGATGTTTCTCTCCGTCATTTCCAATGCCTACACTGAAGAGATTGTGGAAGGCACCGGCGAAGAGCGTGTAGTGCTTAAAATACCACCCGCGCTAGCCCCTGTAAAACTGGCTGTGTTACCCCTTACCAAAAAGGATGGCCTTCCTGAAAAAGCTCGCGCCATTATGGACGAGCTGAAATTCGATTTCAACTGCCAATACGAAGAAAAGGATTCCATCGGCAAGCGTTACCGCCGCCAGGATGCTATCGGAACACCTTTCTGTGTGACCATCGACCACCAGACACTCCAAGACAATACCGTAACTATTCGCCACCGCGACAGCATGCAACAGGAACGAGTTCCAATCGAACAACTGGCTGACATAATCGACAAACTGGTGAGCATGAAAAATTTGTTCAGACTTTTGTAG
- the wecB gene encoding UDP-N-acetylglucosamine 2-epimerase (non-hydrolyzing): MKKILTILGARPQFIKAAAVSRAFAHSGFREVILHTGQHFDKNMSDIFFDQMEIPRPDFMLNINSLGHGAMTGRMLEEIEKVLVKEKPDALMVYGDTNSTIAGALAAKKLQVRVVHIEAGLRSFNMAMPEEVNRILTDRISDFLFCPTDTAIENLHREGYQNIPCHIENVGDVMYDAALYYSQKAENLAEVYPTLGLKTGEYVLCTVHRQENTDNPERLKSIFGALNEIHKQKRVILPLHPRTRKILAQNGLKLDFEPIDPVGYFDIVQLLKNASLVLTDSGGMQKESYFFGKYCITLRDETEWVELVTHGFNSLAGSEKQQILDAFNHALTAPFPKSIPLYGEGNASEKIIRTLQSKL, encoded by the coding sequence ATGAAGAAAATACTGACCATTCTGGGTGCCCGTCCGCAGTTTATAAAAGCCGCTGCCGTGAGCCGTGCATTTGCCCATTCGGGCTTCAGGGAAGTAATTTTGCACACAGGCCAGCATTTCGATAAAAATATGTCCGATATTTTCTTCGACCAGATGGAAATTCCGCGCCCCGATTTTATGCTCAACATCAACAGCCTGGGGCATGGTGCCATGACCGGGCGCATGCTGGAAGAAATTGAAAAAGTGCTCGTGAAGGAAAAACCCGATGCCCTGATGGTATATGGCGATACTAATTCCACTATTGCCGGAGCCCTTGCAGCCAAGAAATTACAGGTAAGGGTTGTACACATCGAAGCAGGCTTGCGCTCCTTTAACATGGCCATGCCCGAAGAGGTGAACCGCATCCTCACCGACCGCATTTCAGATTTCTTATTCTGCCCTACCGATACGGCCATCGAAAACCTGCATCGCGAGGGTTACCAGAATATTCCCTGCCACATCGAAAACGTAGGCGATGTGATGTACGATGCAGCACTGTATTACAGCCAAAAGGCCGAAAACCTTGCTGAAGTTTATCCTACGCTCGGATTAAAAACGGGGGAGTATGTGTTATGCACCGTGCACCGGCAGGAAAATACCGATAACCCCGAACGGCTGAAATCGATTTTCGGGGCTTTAAACGAAATCCACAAGCAAAAAAGGGTAATCCTTCCTCTGCATCCGCGTACACGCAAAATACTCGCTCAAAATGGGCTTAAACTCGATTTCGAACCCATCGATCCTGTTGGCTATTTCGATATTGTCCAATTGCTTAAAAATGCATCGCTCGTGCTAACCGACAGCGGCGGTATGCAAAAGGAGTCATACTTTTTTGGCAAATATTGCATCACCCTTCGCGACGAAACCGAATGGGTAGAACTGGTAACACATGGGTTCAACTCACTGGCCGGGTCGGAGAAACAGCAAATTCTTGATGCTTTCAATCACGCGCTAACCGCTCCCTTCCCGAAAAGTATTCCATTGTATGGCGAAGGCAATGCCTCTGAAAAGATTATTCGTACCCTTCAGTCGAAGCTATAA
- a CDS encoding divalent metal cation transporter, producing MKLPSIKALGPGLIWAGASIGVSHLVQSTRAGADFGFQLVWVVVLANLLKYPFFEFGPRYASSTGETLVQAYYRQGKATLWLYFGLTLATMFSIQAGVTSVTAGLMGNLFPGLFSQVVWTLLLLSICLIVILIGKYKTLDNLMKIIVLVLTLTTLVAFAAALGKGYHPNPEHLVSFDWNFTQVAFLLALAGWMPSAVDVSVWHSVWTVAKIKQTGYHPSLKEALFDFNLGYIGTAVMAIFFLSLGALVMYGSGEVLSANGVEFSGQLIQLYTLNIGNWAYYIIAIAALATMFSTTLTVLDAYPRVMCPATSLLIPKLSGPRQMNYVKLIWFFLLIALSLLLIFVFSNKMRALIDLATTLSFITAPVLGYLNLKAVTGKNMPEKNKPGIFLHLLSWIGMIALSGFAVYFLIFKFFL from the coding sequence ATGAAATTACCTTCCATAAAAGCCCTTGGCCCGGGATTAATCTGGGCGGGAGCCTCAATAGGTGTTTCGCACCTTGTGCAAAGTACAAGGGCAGGAGCTGATTTTGGTTTTCAACTGGTTTGGGTAGTGGTGCTTGCTAATCTACTGAAATATCCTTTTTTTGAATTTGGTCCCCGGTATGCTTCTTCTACTGGTGAAACCTTAGTACAAGCATATTACCGTCAGGGAAAAGCTACCCTTTGGTTGTATTTTGGGCTTACCCTGGCAACCATGTTCAGCATTCAGGCAGGGGTTACTTCTGTAACCGCAGGTCTTATGGGAAATTTATTCCCCGGCCTTTTCAGCCAGGTAGTCTGGACCCTTCTTTTGCTTTCCATTTGCCTTATCGTTATACTCATCGGGAAGTACAAGACCCTCGACAATTTAATGAAAATCATTGTGTTGGTGCTCACACTTACCACACTTGTAGCATTTGCTGCAGCACTTGGCAAGGGATATCATCCAAACCCGGAACATCTTGTCTCTTTCGACTGGAATTTTACGCAGGTAGCTTTTTTGCTCGCTCTGGCAGGCTGGATGCCCAGCGCGGTTGATGTCTCGGTCTGGCATTCGGTGTGGACCGTGGCCAAAATTAAGCAAACAGGCTACCACCCAAGCCTGAAGGAGGCTTTATTCGATTTTAACCTTGGGTACATTGGAACGGCTGTAATGGCTATTTTCTTTCTATCGCTTGGTGCATTGGTCATGTATGGCAGCGGCGAAGTTCTATCGGCCAATGGAGTTGAATTCTCAGGCCAGTTAATCCAGCTCTATACTTTGAATATTGGCAACTGGGCCTATTACATCATTGCCATCGCAGCCCTGGCTACCATGTTTAGTACCACCCTTACGGTGCTCGATGCTTACCCCCGGGTAATGTGTCCTGCCACTAGCCTGCTAATACCAAAATTAAGCGGACCCAGACAAATGAATTATGTAAAACTAATCTGGTTCTTTTTACTGATTGCACTTAGCTTGTTACTGATTTTTGTGTTTAGTAATAAGATGCGCGCGTTGATCGATTTGGCTACCACCCTTTCGTTTATTACAGCGCCTGTGCTCGGATACCTGAACCTAAAAGCTGTAACAGGTAAAAACATGCCCGAAAAAAACAAACCGGGTATTTTCTTACATCTCCTCAGTTGGATAGGTATGATTGCCCTGTCAGGTTTTGCAGTCTATTTTTTAATTTTCAAATTCTTTTTGTAA
- a CDS encoding type II toxin-antitoxin system RelE/ParE family toxin — MTVEKLFYSVEILEKYPRSGKMVPEFEDENIRELIRGSYRIVYQLVDDFRIDILTIHNCARLIGNTYDFSEIDDL, encoded by the coding sequence TTGACAGTTGAGAAATTATTTTATTCTGTTGAAATACTTGAGAAATATCCTAGATCTGGAAAAATGGTTCCAGAGTTCGAAGATGAAAATATTCGAGAATTGATTCGAGGAAGCTATCGGATTGTATACCAATTGGTCGATGATTTTCGAATTGATATTTTGACAATTCACAATTGTGCTCGTTTGATAGGTAATACATATGATTTCTCAGAAATTGACGACTTATAA